GACCCGCTGTCGGTTGTGATGCTGGGGCTGGTGACCTTTGTGGCCCTGATGGTGCAGATCTACTCGCTGTCTTATATGAAGGGCGAGCCGCGATTCGGGTGGTATTACGCAGCCCAAGCGTTGTTTGCGGCGTCAATGCTGACGCTGGTGCTGGCGGACAACTTCCTGCTGCTGTACATCGCATGGGAACTGGTGGGGCTTTGCTCCTTCCTGCTCATCGGCTTCTGGTACGAGCGGCGCTCCGCGGCCGAGGCTGCGAAGAAGGCCTTCATAACGACGCGGCTTGCCGACGTAGCGCTGCTGGTGGGCATTCTGCTGCTGTTCCGCGAGGTGGGTACCTTTAGCATGGAGGAGACCTTCCACCAGGCCGACCTGTTGATATCGGGCGCGCCCAGCGCCCTATCCAGCGGCGAGGCGATGGCGGCGGCGCTGCTGCTATTTGTGGGGGCTATGGGCAAAAGCGCCCAATTCCCCTTCCACGTGTGGCTCCCCGACGCCATGGAAGGCCCAACCCCTGTCAGCGCCCTTATCCATGCCGCGACGATGGTGGTGGCAGGCGTTTATCTTGTAGCGCGATGCTTTGTTATCTTCGAGGCGGCGCCGGACTCGCTGGTAGTGGTGTCGAGCATTGGGCTGATTACCGCCCTGGTCGCGGCGACGCTGGCGCTGTCGCAGACGGACCTGAAGCGCATCCTGGCATATTCGACCGTGAGTCACCTGGGGCTGATGATGCTGTCGCTAGGGGCCTTTGGCTACACCGCCGCCATATTCCACCTCCTGGCGCACGGATTTTCCAAAGCGCTGGTGTTTTTGGGGGCGGGGAGCGTAATGCACGGGGCCAACCAGACGGACATCAGGAACATGGGCGGACTGAGAAAGGTGATGCCGCTGACAGCCCTCACCTTTGGCATCGGCGCACTGTCGCTGGCGGGAATACCGGTGTTCGCGGGGTTCTGGAGCAAGGACGAGATACTGATTGCAGTGAAAGACCATCGCAACGCGTTATTTCTGGCGCTGGCGCTGGTGGCGGTGTTCCTGAGCGCGCTGTATATGGCGAGGGCCTACTTCGTCGCCTTCCTGGGCGATTTGAAGAAGGAGAACGAGCACGCCCACGAGGCTACCCTGCCCATGGCGCTGCCTCTGGTTTTGCTGGCGGCGCTGGCGGCGACCTTTGGGTTCATGGCTTTTGAGTGGACCAGCGATTACCAGGGCTTCGGCTCTTTCCTGTTCCTGGACGAGCCCCACGGTTTCGAGTTCGATATCGAGCTTGGCATCAACTCCATCGCCATATCGCTGGCGGCGGTCTGGCTGGTGTGGAGGATTTTCGGGCAGCGGAAGATTTCGCTGGAGCCTTTCAGGCAGCGGTTCAAGCCGGTGGTGACGCTGGTGGAACGCAAATACTACCTGGACGATATCTACCAGTGGACGGTGGACAGAGTGGTGCTGGTGTTCTCGCGATTTATTGCGCTCTTCGACCGGGTGTTTGTGAACGACGTTGGAGTCAACGGGCCGGCGGACTCGGTGAAGAAGTCTGGGGTGTCGCTGCGGCGGCACGTAACAGGGCGGGTGTATAACTACGCGCTGGTCATGACCCTGGGTGCCATAGCCATCGCGATAGCCTGGTGGGCCGTGGCGGTGAACAACTAGCCGTGGACGATTTCAAGGGCATTGCGCTGCTGCTGACAATTCTGCTGCCCTTTGGCGGCGGCGCGCTATTGGCTTTCTTCCCTCGAAACCAGGCGACGGCGATAAAGCTGTTCTCCGCCCTTTTAGGCGCGGCGACGTTGGGGCTAGTTATCTTCATTTTTGCCACCTATGACTACGACGCCGGCGGCTATCAGTTCACTCGAAGCTACAAGTGGCTGGAGGAGCCGCTGAACATTTCCTTCAGCCTGGGCATCGACGGCATATCGGCGCCCATGGTGCTGCTGACAGGCATCGTAATGCTGGCGGGGGTGCTGGTGTCGTGGAATGTGGGGCGTCGCACCAAAGACTTCTTTGTGCTGTTCATGTTCCTGGTGGCGGGGGTGTTTGGGACTTTTGTGGTGCGGGACCTGTTCTTCCTGTTCTTCTTCTACGAGCTGGCGGTGCTGCCGATGTTCCCGCTTATCGGCATCTGGGGGAGCAGCACGGACTTTGGCAGCTTTATCCGCACCAAAGAGTACAGCGCGATGAAACTGACGCTGTATCTGGTAGCGGGGAGCGTGCTGGTTTGGGTGGGCATCATCGCTATTTATGTGGTCGCAAAGGACTTTGGCACAGCGACGTTCTCGTTGGAGACGTTGAGCCAGGTGTCGCAGGACGGGGCCTTCAGCCAGGACTTCCAGCGGCTGTTCTTCCCCTTCTTCATGGTCGGCTTCGGGGTGTTGGCGGGGCTGTGGCCTTTCCACACCTGGTCGCCGGACGGCCACGTGGCGGCGCCGACAGCGGTGAGTATGATTCACGCCGGCGTGCTGATGAAGCTGGGAGCCTACGGCATCATTCGAGTCGGCATGACACTGCTGCCGCAGGGGGCTGAGGACTGGATGCCGGTGCTGATTGGGCTAGGGTCGGTGAACGTGCTGTATGGGGCGTTCTCGGCCATGGCGCAGCGGGACTTGAAGTACGTCGTCGGCTACTCCAGCGTGAGCCACATGGGGCTGGTGCTGATGGGCATGGCGACGCTGCACCCGCTGGGACTGGGCGGCGCGGTGCTGCAGATGTTCTCGCACGGCGTTATGACGGCCCTATTCTTTGCTACAGTGGGCATTATTTACGAACGGACACACACACGCGACATCACGCAGATGGGCGGACTGGCGCGGAAGATGGGGATAGCGGTGAGCCTCTTCG
The SAR202 cluster bacterium genome window above contains:
- the nuoL gene encoding NADH-quinone oxidoreductase subunit L; translated protein: DPLSVVMLGLVTFVALMVQIYSLSYMKGEPRFGWYYAAQALFAASMLTLVLADNFLLLYIAWELVGLCSFLLIGFWYERRSAAEAAKKAFITTRLADVALLVGILLLFREVGTFSMEETFHQADLLISGAPSALSSGEAMAAALLLFVGAMGKSAQFPFHVWLPDAMEGPTPVSALIHAATMVVAGVYLVARCFVIFEAAPDSLVVVSSIGLITALVAATLALSQTDLKRILAYSTVSHLGLMMLSLGAFGYTAAIFHLLAHGFSKALVFLGAGSVMHGANQTDIRNMGGLRKVMPLTALTFGIGALSLAGIPVFAGFWSKDEILIAVKDHRNALFLALALVAVFLSALYMARAYFVAFLGDLKKENEHAHEATLPMALPLVLLAALAATFGFMAFEWTSDYQGFGSFLFLDEPHGFEFDIELGINSIAISLAAVWLVWRIFGQRKISLEPFRQRFKPVVTLVERKYYLDDIYQWTVDRVVLVFSRFIALFDRVFVNDVGVNGPADSVKKSGVSLRRHVTGRVYNYALVMTLGAIAIAIAWWAVAVNN
- a CDS encoding NADH-quinone oxidoreductase subunit M, which encodes MALLLTILLPFGGGALLAFFPRNQATAIKLFSALLGAATLGLVIFIFATYDYDAGGYQFTRSYKWLEEPLNISFSLGIDGISAPMVLLTGIVMLAGVLVSWNVGRRTKDFFVLFMFLVAGVFGTFVVRDLFFLFFFYELAVLPMFPLIGIWGSSTDFGSFIRTKEYSAMKLTLYLVAGSVLVWVGIIAIYVVAKDFGTATFSLETLSQVSQDGAFSQDFQRLFFPFFMVGFGVLAGLWPFHTWSPDGHVAAPTAVSMIHAGVLMKLGAYGIIRVGMTLLPQGAEDWMPVLIGLGSVNVLYGAFSAMAQRDLKYVVGYSSVSHMGLVLMGMATLHPLGLGGAVLQMFSHGVMTALFFATVGIIYERTHTRDITQMGGLARKMGIAVSLFAVAGLASLGLPGLSGFVAELLVFLGVFREYWPLAVVGVAGAAITAVYILRLLSRAFFGPMDPKWENLTDAKPLETVAAGMLALSILFVGVWPMPLMNVINVGVAELLTRFPG